TATTTAAAAGCCTGCATTATTTTGTAGACTCACATTAGTTACTGTAATACATTACAGTGATATAGTCATTAATTTAGCATACTAATGTTGTGAACTGACACAGACATGAAACACTGCACAGTTTACAAgaattaaacacacacaaacacacttaATGACACAATAAACTCTTTTCCCTATTATTACACCTTACATAACCATTTTTGAACATCAATGCCTTGACACACATAACgaaataaaacaaattcattCTTCAGAATAATCgtgaaggagaaagcaaaaaacataCCACTTCTTTAAGCTTTGCTTCAATTTCTTCAGAGGTTAGTTTTTTGCTTAGTGGTGTTTTTCTTAGCAACATGTCACAGTAATTAGCAAGAAGCTCCGGGCATTTGGATTCAGGCTGTGTTTTTAATCCAACACTAAATAAAAGAAGAACAACAGATCTTCAAATCGTATAGAATCCTGCTATTCTGGAGTAGTCACACTGTTAGCAAGACAGACCACTCTTTCCTGATCTTCTTGACAAGGATCCTGGTGGTGAATTCACATCCTTGTGAAACTAATGAAAAATTAGGGATAACTCCCTTTTATTCTTGAAAGAATAAATACTACCAACCTTTTTCAGACAGCTTCCACAACTTGATCATTCcaactgcttttcattttagaACTCTTAACAACGAAGGATTATGTTGAAACTCCAGTGTGAAACAACTAAATATTGCATGGCAATAAGTATTCCAGTTGAGAATTAACAGATGCTGCAAGGTTTCACTTGTCAGTATGCTCTAATGAAAGTCTCAGGAACAGCTTCCTGCATCACATTTCACAGATGGCAAAACCCAACACATCTATCACGTAGTAGCAGGATACAACTATTTTATAACAGTTTGAACAGCAGACTAACAGCTTGAAGATTAAAAGCAGATTAAAGTTGAACAAGAATATGCTACAGCAGACAGACTGTGGTTCTTCAAAAGGCACTCAACATAGGTCACGTTCTGCACCAGTGTCTAGACTGGTGAATGAAATAGAGCCGAGGACCAATCCCTATTTCTAGGGTCAGAGGGCACCACTTCGACAGCTAGGGGGCCCAAAACAAAGGCAGCAAGTAAGATAGCAGGTAAGAAGCAAGATGTTCTTGCTCATTCTCTCACCCTCTCATCAACTACTGTAGACGGTGCTAAAACCCTTCAAATTGCCCTTTTTAATTCATGAAATTCATGAAGCAGCTAGCAGGCTACTGTCTTCTGCCCTCCTAAAGACCACTTGGGAGTAAAAGCAGATCGCTAGTCTTTTGGTTATTACAAGACAGAACCCTTATTTAATCAATGTGTTCCCGGGTATTTCTGAACAAGCGTCTTCGAGATCCTGACAGCGATGAAAAATTACCAAATTCCATATTTTTATGCTGAACTTAATGGCACAAGTTAAGCAGGATGAAGTTTCATTTTATTCAAACCAAGCTGCGTACATAGACAACTTGAAATAGCTTGAGAAGAAGAATAAGGAACAGAAGACCGTTGCCATCATGGTGGTTTCTAAGAATCACTAGGCAGGTTTAGCTTTAGGAGTGAAACACAGTTTGAATGAGGTATTGATTTGGATGCTTCCAGGGGAAATGAAAACATTAGCAGAGACCTAAACTCCTCTACCTTGCCTGTATCTGTATGAAGCAGACAAAGCAGGGATCCAGTCTTTTGTAAAGGTGTTTCTCCAATAACATAAACCAAGCAAGACTAATCCCTGTCCAGGTTTACCGTTAGTCCAAAGTCAAACACAGAGTAAGAACCAGAATGCTGAACAGATATTTACACCTATCTACTCCTAACAAGAAGTAACTGGAAAGGGAAGCTGGCAGCCCAGCTACATAAGCTTTGTTTCTGTAGTAAATCAGACTACAAACTATATATAAACAATCCCAACCACCTAAATATATACAGATTCCTACTTAAGTGGCACATCCCATGTTAAATGTTAACCATCAATTAACTGACCGACACCTTCTCTTGGCTGAGCTCGCAGAACAGCTACTGTAAGCACAGTTTTTCTTCTTGAGTCACACAGCTCTGCTTAATCTCCTGGAAGTTGTTAAACTAACCTGGTTAATCCCGCACTGAAACAACAATGTAATACCCAGACAGGTCACGCTCACAGCTGGCACAAGAAGAGGTGGTAAACAGCTTGTGGATGGTTACACCTTAATCAGCCACAGTTATTCCCATAAAGGTTACTGCCTCAGTTTTTTCCCTGGTTGCGGCAGAGTTATACAGCTCAGGTTTTTTGAATTAATAACCCAGGAAGGTATTATTAAATTCGGCTAACAAATAGACTCATTACTCTACTATAATAGAATAGATCCCCAATTACTACAAATAAATTTGAGTTTAAACAGGCTGCTATTCAATGCCATGTGAAGAGCGTCTTACCAGAGGTTGACAAGCAATCTGAAATTCCATAACGCGAAGAACACAAAGCTCTTTTAAACAGTGTTACTTTttgaagagatattttaaaagagaaactcaATCATTAACAATTTAAAAACCTTGATTCACATAAAGTTTATAAGGCTTACCCCTTTTGCTTCAATGGCAATTCAAGTTTAAATATTGTAGCATCATTCACAACTGCTTTGTACgcctgaaaaataattacagattaTTAGCACTTCACTCAATTTCTCTCTTTTAACATATGAATCACAAAAGTTTTATCTCTCTTTTTAGATTGCTGTAACATGAAATGAATCCTATTTTATTAGTCCAAAGTTTGTGGATTTGATTTTCAACATAGGAGTTCAAATCTATGACTCAATTTCCCGTTAactgatgtttttaattttcctcttttccattaACATCCTACTTTCCTTTAATCAACAAGTTAGGAAGGGACTGCACGGAACAGGTTGCGTATCTGAAGTCATGAGACTACACCCAATAATGTAGTAAATTCTAAACATAAATATATTGCTGAATGAGACGTTAAGGTGCTCAACACAAAGATCATCATCTGATGTGCTCTACAACATTACAAAGCTAAGCACAAATGCAACTTTATGCAGAACTACAACACAAATTAAAAGCTAACCAGTTGGTAATaagtttcatcagtattttaGTCAGCATATTTACTAGACTAAGAGCAGCTTCTAGATTTAACAGTGAATGGGCACAAGGATTTCAGAGACATAACATGAATTACAACAAttcttaaactgaaaacaaatgatTAGCAGAAATACATACCTTATCTCTTGCAGTAAGAAATCTTGGATCATCTTGAAAAGCTTCTTTAACCAACTTACTAAATCGATTAAATAGTGTGAGCAATTGTTCTACGTATTTCTCAGAATCCTAAAGTTAAGAGAggcaaaaatcaaataaaaaaaacaaggcTGCAAAGAATTCAGCGTGAGCTTACATGTAATTCCCTCATTTGTAATAATGTAGTATCCTCAAGCCTGCATACTATGAACAAGCGTTTTATCTATATTCTCTGTACTGAAGAGCTCTACAGCATGTAAGCCTCAACACAGACTTTTAGGATAGTATTTCcaatatacaaacacacacacacacatatatatatatatataaaaaaaagaagaaaatacaaagctttcAAATATTGTATAAGAACTCCTAAATAAAAAGTTTTCAAGGACCAATAAAAGGCACATCCTAGTTGCTGCAGATACTCAGGCCTCCTAGACCCAGAGAAAAAGctgataaaaagctgaaaaagaacaATGGGAAAAACCCTTTTAATTTCCACACTGAACAACCATTCTCAGACTGAAAGCAAATTTCAAATTTCATCAGGAAGTTAGAATTCTGAGAAAACTGATTATACCTTTTGAATTAGGATGCCAACACAATCTCGCCATATAAGTACCTCATGGACTTAATttataaccttttcttttttgcaaattGGATTCATATTTTAAAGCTACAACTGAAAATTTAAGGaataaaaaactattttaaaagacattttaaacttTCAGTGGATCAAAATCTAATGTTTAAACATAAAACCTTCAAAATTTTTTCCATTCACACGTATGTCCCACAATTAGAGAGCATTTAACTTCTGCaaagttattttttcattgttattttgttaaaaaaaacattacacTTACAGTAGTAATAGTTTCAGCAGCTGCTACCATATCTGCAAGTCCAGCACTAACAATATGTTCTTCCAAGTCTTTTAGCATAGGCTCTATGCCATTCGGAACTTTATCCATCAGCGAAAACATTAAATGCAACTCTAAAAGATACAAATACTGATAAAGCCACCAGTCAAAGACCTGTATAAAACCCAAATATCCTGCATTTCTGCTAGGGATATCTTAAGTAGAACACTGAACACGTAAAGAACAGATACTCCAATTCAtcccttaaaggaaaaaatgttttgaatagtGTTGTAGTTCTGGTCCCACAAGCAGattcttctgaagacaaaaagagaTATTTATTGCAACATAATACTTGCTTATGTATATAATATCACAAGCTTGAATAAAAACCCTTAAAGTCAATGGCAATTTGGATGGAGTCCAGGTTCTCAGTATATCAGCCTTAAAATCCCTGGCAAAAATGGGTCTCTTTCAATTGGAAGCATATGCAGGAAATTGTACggattcaaaattatttttttttaaattaaagccacACAGAGCTGTCTTTGTGTATCTTccaatgttttgttttaattaaaagcatggCAAATTCTGCAGTAACCAAAACTAAggtaaacagcatttttttttccctttctgttttcccAAAGAGTTTATTTAGTTCTTCTGAAAGTTACCGGTtcaaaaacttcaaaaacatATATGGTTAATTTGTCTACTCCTTGTGAaggcatttcaaaagaaaaaaatttactgaaaCATCAATAATCATCTTGACAAAGCTGTCCACAAGGGAACACCTGGATTAAGGCCACTAGATTGGTTTGGAGACACTACAGAGATTTGAACTAAACAGGTACTGTAAGTGATGGCAGCACTGTTTTACAGAGGGTAAGTCCGAAAATCTCACTCAACTGTTAGTAGATCTTTTcatctgtactttaaaaaaaaggatgagagggagagagagatggtgggaaaaaaaaaaaaagaaacaaaaagatacATTAAAGTGTTCTACAGCTGTTTCTGTAAACTAGTGATGGCAGGAataattccaagaaaaaaaaaaatttcagttgtTTCTCCTAATAAACGGTGACAAAGGAAGACTTCAGGTGCATCCCTAAAACTGTAGGAACACGAAAAAACCCAGATTCTTCAAAGACAGacttcaaaataacaaaaccaaaagtaaCATTTCACTGCAATGTCTCTCAGAACACTTTATGACCCTTAAAGGTAAATAAATCCATATTGTAGTTGTTGGGGCACTTAAGcaagttctgttttcattttgtaatcaTAAAAGCCAAGtttacttttcatttctgttatgAAATacttaaagaataaaatttaggCCTCCCATCCCCCActataagcaaacaaaaatgcacTAAACCAATTCTGAAGAGCATTTGCAAGTTATGACATCTTTGATAGTTTTTAGTTGGAAAACATTATGTCTGCCTTCCTTTGCACGGCATGTAAATATGAAGTACTTAATGTAACCAAGTATTTTACAGTAGTGCCTAGCTCACAGCCAAACGACCTAGCCCTCTTTTGTCAGATGCTgtttaataatgaaaacatcaTAAAATTATTTGGGGCGAATAATATCAGAAAGATACATGCATAAGTGAAGTACAGCAGAGGATACtatcagatatatatatatattactatatatagCTCCagtctttaaataaatttttaatcaTCTGCAGCTACATCCTTCATTAAAATATTCTAAAGAGCATAGGATAGGTAGGtctaggaaaaataaaagatttggaAGAGATGCTTGAGTTCTTATATACTAAATGGAAGTGTTTTGCATCCAAGCAGTATCATGGGGCAGACATAACCACAAGGAAAGAGAGGACTGTGAATATTTCAACAAGTTTCTATAGAAAGATGCTTTGGATGCTATAGATGAACCCTTCTGAAGCTCTGCATTTAAATAACCCTCCTGTATTCTCCCAAAGGCTGCAACATATACTCGTAAGAAGTTTGGTGGCTTTCTAGATTTAGCTCTGGACTACTGCCAGAAATCACGCTGCTAGATGAACAGATCAGCATGACATAGTTTTGAGgtcaaatattttctgaaacGCTAGCTGTAGAAGTGAGTATTTTCTACACCATCCTAAGTAATGAAACAGTTTTCATATTTGCATAGAAATGAAAATTTCACATAGACATTAGTAAATATTCCCTGGCTGCAGGATAGcaaggcttcagaaaaaaaaaaaaaaattaacctgtgacttcagcttttttttttcttttcattttccctaCTTGAATTATGACATTTTAATGACTTATCTAGTCTAGTTTACCACACAGGACCAACACAAGATTTCTGAATCACAATAACCTCTTATGGCAGCAGagttaaaaaaagcttttgaaaacttcaAAAAGGCAAGCAGAGCTAACTTTCAATACTCAGAGTGACATACTGGCTATAAAACCAGATGAAAAACTTGCAGAGATTTTGTTCATTGACCTATTGGTCCTGTACCAATAAACAGAATAACAAAAATGTctctctgcttttcagaaaaacagcttCGTAAAGAGatgcttcactttttttccagGGGGAAGGGAGTAGTGGGGGTGGAATGAATGGGGAGTGTTCGTTCTGAACTattcaaatagaaaataagaCACATGCAACATTTACCAGAGTTGGCCAACATGAGGAAAATAAGttgtatgaaaaataaagaaaacagagcacaaaatattattttctttcaagtaagATGAGAGCTACCCAGTCATTCAAATCAGGGTATTGTACATACAGATTTCCAAAGCGATCCAAAAAAAATACTAACCAATGATGGTCATTTTTGTGGGATAAAATTGCCCACAGGCAGTAATATTTTATCTACAAAACACTGACACCATCTATTAAAACCAGTAATTTGATATATCTACAAACAAATCTATTTTTATGCAGTTGATGCTGAGTTCATCCTGCACTGTTCTTGAAGCTTCACTTACTTTCTGTTTCATTTCGTTTGATCATGCCTTGGCATTCAGCTAAAATAGTCTCTTTAAAAGATGTCACCAGGGCATTGACGCAGCACTCCATTAGCTGAAATATATTAAACACAGAATTAGCTCATTCAGCCATCTAAACACCGAAGTCTGATCTGTCTCAATTTTGCCATGACACAAAATCTAGCCTGTTCTCAAAAACTATGCTCTATACAATAATTAATTCACTCACTGATGCACAAAGTATGTGCACTTTGAATAAAATCTATACAGGAAACCgtatttcttaaaaatgcataGGTTAGTAAATGTGGTCAACCCTCTTCCAAACCAGTAATGAGCTTAATATTTCTGTCGCCTCTTTTCTCTCAAGGGAGCCATTGCTTTTGGAACACCAACTACCCTACTTAGTTTCCAAGCATACATCCAAGAGCTAAGAATAGTTCTCATTCCAGCACACCCTATTTGGACCAGACTGGTTGGCTTGAACAAGCCACTATGGCTAGATCTAGAACAGACACTGCTTGTACATGTCAGGACCATCTCTCTTGTCAGCCTCTTTATACGGGTTACAGTTTATAGCTGTGCAAAACGAATGATTTACAACTTAACAAAagacataaaatacattttgatccactgcagaaaattcagatttaaagggtctttatttaaaataacctGTTTTCTGAACTAATTTCAACACAGACAATTATGAACTATTCATCGCAGTCAAATCTTCCTCCAGAATCTAAACTGTGTAAAATATTGCTCAAGGGGGagtgaaggggaaggaaaaaaagaaaaaacatcctttATATTAAATGGCCATATTTCAACCTAAAAAGAAATCTAGaacagttttaattaaatttctgtgGCTCCTTTTGATTGCAATGAACAATAACTCTTTCAGGTATTCTAAATGAGCACTAGCAAACCCTTTACCTACTAGACTGGTCAGCTTATTTTCAAACATCACTGTCATCCACTGTTAAGCATAGAAAAAATATAATCATACCTGACtcaaaatgaaagaataaaaatcaacttgaaaaaaaccctgccctTCAATATGAACTTTTGATCTACATTTACTATTAAAACACATGTAGAAACTGTAAATTGCCAGATTGGGAAGTAATACAGATTTTTTGCAAGCAAAAATACAATGGAtgattaaaaacataaaaccaagaGTTTCATATCAATCTACTGCTACCAAATAATActgtaacacacacaaaaatcaaaactGCAATGTAATAATACTACATAAAACACATCAATTTTTCTACACACTATACTTACTGCTTCTACAGAGTTACATTCACGCCTTGTTTCTAAATACCGTAgtgctcttttctcctcttcttttagtTTAGCATCTGCCTGTGCAAAAGTAGAACAGCAATCATTTTAAGTACTAACACTTTCAGAACAAAGTTGCAACAGAATTTTTACTTACATATTTCATATAATTCTGTACACCGTTCTGCTGTAAATAAGAAGGAGCCTGTGTTCTATAAAATCTCTCTGTTGAATCCAAATATGCCTTTTCAAAGTTATCCCGATATATCTGAAGTTTATCTTCAGGATTAGAACAAAGGTTAACTGCAAAGAGAAAGTACAAACTTACTCTCAAGTCCTGGAAACTTATGTGGCTAATAATAACCAAATCTCTCTCATTAAAGTGAGTCTTGTGTTAAAAGGTTGCATTGAACAATTTGGAGTATCCTATAAATACACTCTGATCTCTAAAGGTAACCAAAATTGTCCAGTCTTTGCTCCAAAAACTAGATTAACTAAAGGGAACTGGAAAGAACGGCATACTAATCTCCAGCATTTTTGACATTCAAACATGGTAACCAGAAATACACATACAActgcaaaactggaagaaaaaaaaaaaaagcctcggCATAACGCCTAATAAAGTGAAAACTTCTCCACCTGACTGAGCAAAAAGCTTTTCCTGGAGTCCCCATGTCttaattttagaattttcttttttttttttgcattggtttttttctgttttacaagaACGGAGACAGTGAGCTTACTGCAGTGTTTTGCACTATTTGGAAAAAAGTTTCCACCTTCCTCCCAACtgttacagagaaataaaaaaataaatacagttcttAAATggaatatgctttaaaaaaaaaaaacacagaactggACATCTATAAAGCCATCTGAGAGTATCAGCCACAAGTTTAATACATCAGGCTGCGGAGCTTTGAAGAGGCAATGGTGAAATGTCACAGAAGTTTCAGTTACACGTATCTGTTTGGCAAGGAAGAAAAGACCATGAGTCTTAGATGCAACCCATTTGGCATTTCTTCTTCAAACTGTCTGAAGAATAAGAAACAGTACAGAAAGGAGAACAGACATAAGGTTATATTTGCAACCCTAAAAGGTGAAAAAGTTGTTTGCTCTTAGAAAACGCTGTTTTTGCAGTAATTGATACATAGCTAAATCACTTAGAAGTCAAAGATTCTAAACAGAATTTAATTGGTACCACAcataacaacaaccaaaaaaatctatACAAAATGCCGAGATAATCATAGCAGCCCTACCACCACAACTGTCAACTTTGTATGATGAAAATTCATTTACCAAAGTGAGGAGGCAACAGAAATTGGTCTGTGCAAGACATACCATATGATTCTCGAACTCCAATAACGAGCTGAGAGTCGAAAGCTTCTCCTAGTCTTTCAGCATGAACTAGCTTCATTGCACTGTCCTGAAGTCTGTtctttatatttgaaaatatggATTCATTCCATGTATCTAGCATGAGCTGTgtatcaggaagaaaaaaaaaaatcctgtcagaAAGGTACATGCAGACATAAGCTTGTGccaaaaaaaatacaagagatCAGAAACAGAACGCAAgccatttttaatgtaattttcagGTTATATACACCAGTTCAGCTACCTTAGAACTTGATCTCGCTCTGAACTTGTTACAGAAGTAATATTCAGCTTACATTCTAAGCTTAATTTATGTAACGGGACAGCAAGGGGAACCAGTATCAGATTCAGATATTAATTCCATAATTCTGTATTATTTCTACAGTTCTCAGTAATCAGTCAAGCAATTTTTCCAGCAATGCAACATGTCAGGAGTTGCAATATCAGGAGGGTACTTTTGAGCCAAACATAGTTCACTATTTGGCAGGCTCTgtcttaaacaaaaccaaaaactcaaTTAATGCCACagttatataaagaaaaaaaaatggttttatctAACATAAAAGTTCAATATGCAAATAACACATACATTATTTATAAAAAACTCCAAACCCCATCTAAGCACTGCAAAATTTTGAAATCAGTTATGAAGGCTCCTACCAAAATCCTCATCGGTCAAAGGGTCCCTTCATATTCCATTatgagatttttatatttttttagtgaTTGCTACTGGCACTGCTGCAAATGCATTGCATTACACCTGATCACCAGACACAACGTGCTGCAGCTGAGCAACACGAAAAGCTCACTGGCAGGCCAGGCCATGCTTCTGTCCGCCTAAGCTCGACCAGCTGTTCAGTAGTAAATACTCAAAGCATGCTACATATTTGTTAAAAACCTTAGTTTGCCTTAGAATTCAAGTTACTGTGgtgtttcccccccacacacacttagACACTGGatctggctctttctatgtgccACTGAATACCTAATGAAATTATGCCAAAGCTtaaaagataatttcattttttattttttctatccAATTCATGCGATTTCATTGCTTTAGAAGAAAGCTCAAACTTACAGTATCTTCAAAGTTGACAGTAACTGCTATGAATGTAAAGTTAGCATGTCAATTGTCAGTCTTATCCTGGCAGCGGAAAGCAGGCCGGAATCAAAAACTTTACCAGTTCAAACTTCACCTCATGATTGTGAATAAGCTTACTGAAAAATGAGCTTAGGACGACTTGACACAGTTGTACGGCAAAGTTAATAATGAAGATTAGATGATCTTGTTCCATTCTTGCTTTCTAAGTTTTACATTTTAACACAGCAAGCACCCAGTAAAAGTCAGATATCCTTTTGAGAGATTTAAGTTTACCATCCTTCATATCCTTATCTTCTCCGTAACTGTTTCTCAATTTCAGCTGAATTTCCATTTCTTACACCAAAGTCACATGTGTTGGAAGGAAATTATAGTTCAAAACACTGGAACATTCTTAGAAACAAAGCTTTATTTGATTATGCTTCctcaattacttttttcataattttaacaTTATTGATGCGCACGTTATGATTGCACTGAACAATTATGGAATTGGTTTACAAGAGCCGAACCGagtaaaaaaaatggagaagaaaatggtAAGAGAATATCAAGCAACCCGGCAGGCACAGTAATAGCTTTGTCATGGTCAAGCTTCTTTTAGACATTATGGATAAGGAAGTTTTATGGAGATAATTGAAGGAAAACACACATATCATTGTGGGTGACTATATGAAGAACTTCTCAAGCATGGGAGAAGTTTTCACAAGGTGCTTTTTAGAAAACTAGAGAATGATGCCAGAAAGAGGAAGTGACCTAGGGCAGTGAATATGAAGTAATAAGATAGGTTGGAGACTCTGGGCTTTGATGTCCCAGTCATGAGATGGTCCTAACTGGACTGCCTATAAGAGGTAAGGCACATCTCCATCAACTTCAGTCCTGAACAAAACATGAATTGTTAAGATACCAGTTCTCCTCACTACTTTCTCTACTCCACcttgtttattctttcatttcttagTTCTTCTGCCTTCTGCACACAGCAGAGTTAACAGCTCAGATCTTTGAGAGCCTAATAAGATCACATGCTTTCTCCAACAAACAATGAAAATCAAAAAGGTAACTTGAGGTGGTGATTCCGCTTTGCTGctgtcctctcttccttttcttcaagAGGATCAGATGTCAAAATAGGAGGgcgaagaaaaaaaacccctgcccAAAGTAATGCATTTGAACTATTTTATTCTTCCCATCCTGGAGACAGGGGACAGTTAAAATTATCTTCGGTACCAAATGAATGATTGCTAAAGAAATTTCGTTTCCCTATAGATACTTTCTGCAATGAAAAGGGATAATGAATGACATTAAAATAAAGGACTTAACACTTTACAACTGATATGCTCCTTTTTTCTTAGAATAAAAGACTAAAGCAATTTCAAGGACCATTATTCATGGGACTCGGAACACTGAGCACTCCATACTCAAAACCCTAGACTTTTTTCACGTGTTTGATATGAAATAGTAAAAAGATTCACTTTTTTCagtattcagtaaaaaaaaaatattcacaagaTTCTCCATGTCCAACCTTTTCATTGATATGACTGACAgtttggaggaaaaaggagaaattaagagATCAATGGCCACATTTAACTTAAGATGACGGTATTCAGTTGGTCATTTATAAAATGCAGAGATGTAACCCAGTTAAGATCTTGGTCTAGGGAAATAAACTAGAACTAGGAGTAGAAAAACGACTCACTCGCATGTAAGAGTACACCTGCTACTTAAGTATAGAAACAGCAGGTGAATTTAccactgcctcctgccccagcattcaagtctaattaaaaacaaataaacaagaaaagcaaCCCAGACAAACCCAAAGCCCAAGAAAGAAGTGCTTTAATCACCTGAACAAAACTGTTAATAGCCAAAGCAAAACTattgtggagagaaaaaaaaaagcagttgcagGGTTGTTCTGACCCTCACACTGAAGCAAAGTGATACGTCATATTACGATCAGTGCAATTTAATCATCCAGCTACAGAATCCCTTCTGTACTATTGCTGTAGGCAGAACAGCGTGCAACAAAACTCTTAATACCTATCACTTACCTTTCGAACAATACTGTCTTCTACATTAGACTTCTTGTTGCTGCCCTGCTTGCCCATTAAAGTAATCTCTAATTGACAAAATGGCTTGGGCAAAATATCACACTGTGTGAAGAACTTGCGCCACTCCACTATATATGCTTTTAGTAAAGCTGTATCATCTTGATGACTCAGCACTctctggaggaggggggggagaagaggaggtaaTTTATAAACAAATTTCTGCACAAAATACAGATTGGCTTTGCTTATACTGAAAATAACTC
Above is a window of Larus michahellis chromosome 1, bLarMic1.1, whole genome shotgun sequence DNA encoding:
- the CUL5 gene encoding cullin-5 isoform X2, which codes for MATSNLLKNKGSLQFEDKWDFMRPIVLKLLRQESVTKQQWFDLFSDVHAVCLWDDKGPAKIHQALKEDILDFIKQAQARVLSHQDDTALLKAYIVEWRKFFTQCDILPKPFCQLEITLMGKQGSNKKSNVEDSIVRKLMLDTWNESIFSNIKNRLQDSAMKLVHAERLGEAFDSQLVIGVRESYVNLCSNPEDKLQIYRDNFEKAYLDSTERFYRTQAPSYLQQNGVQNYMKYADAKLKEEEKRALRYLETRRECNSVEALMECCVNALVTSFKETILAECQGMIKRNETEKLHLMFSLMDKVPNGIEPMLKDLEEHIVSAGLADMVAAAETITTDSEKYVEQLLTLFNRFSKLVKEAFQDDPRFLTARDKAYKAVVNDATIFKLELPLKQKGVGLKTQPESKCPELLANYCDMLLRKTPLSKKLTSEEIEAKLKEVLLVLKYVQNKDVFMRYHKAHLTRRLILDISADSEIEENMVEWLREVGMPADYVNKLARMFQDIKVSEDLNQAFKEMHKNNKLALPADSVNIKILNAGAWSRSSEKVFVSLPTELEDLIPEVEEFYKKNHSGRKLHWHHLMSNGIITFKNEVGQYDLEVTTFQLAVLFAWNQRPREKISFENLKLATELPDAELRRTLWKKR